Genomic DNA from Candidatus Hydrogenedens sp.:
TGATTTCTGCCTTTGCTTTTGCTTGATCGGCATCATCCAGAGCACCAAAAACATAAATACCGACAGTCGTAGCAAGAATGGCGATAATGGCAATAACTACCATTAACTCTACAAGCGTAAAACCCAATAAATTTTTTTCCTTTTTCTTTGTTTTTTCTTGTGTCATGTTTTCATCCTCCGACATGTGTACTCATCTTTAATATAGGTAATAAAATCGCCAGAACCAAAAATCCGACGAAAATACCCATTACTACTATTATAACGGGTTCTATCAGTCCAACGATAGCATCAACAGTCAAACGGACATCTTCATCATAGGTATCTGCTATCTGAATTAACATATTTTCTAATTCACCACTTCGTTGTCCTAATTCAACCATATGAATCATCATAGGTGGAAATATTCCCGAATCTTTCATAGGTTGAGCTAAATCTCTACCCCTACGGACACCGGCTTTTATATCATCCAGATGCATTTGAATAAACCGATTATCCATGATACTGTATACGACATCAAGAGCCGGAAGCATGGTTAAACCACTTTGAAGCATGGTTCCCAATGTTCGTGAGAATCTCGCACATAGTAATTTTTGGAGTAAAGTACCGTAGAGCGGAATTTTAAATTTCCATCGGTCCCACTTTTTTCTTCCTTCTTCACGGCTAATCCATATCCGCCATAATATTATTAACAAAAATAAAAAGCCCACAAAGAATATGCCATATCTTCCTAAAAAAGAACTTACTCCTATAAGCACATCTGTAATAAAAGGAAGTTCGGATTGTTGTTTTTTAAAAATAGTCGTGATACGAGGCACGATAACAGTCATCATAAATGTAATAACGGAAATAGCAAAAACTGTCATAAAGGCAGGATAAGCGATTGAAGATAAAATCTGGGCTTTTATTTTTGCTTGTCGGTCTAAAACATCTGCCAGACGGTTTAAAACTTGTTCTAATGTTCCACTGGCTTCTCCTGCACGAACCATATTTACATATAGCGAACTAAAAATACGGGGATGTTCAGACAGGGCATCAGCAAGATTTTTCCCTGCATTCACTTTATCGCGAACATCCAATATCGCCGTTTTTAATCGCTGCCGTGAGGTTTGAGTTATTAATGCATTCAGGGCCTCTACCAGGGGCATACCTGCACGGAGTAATACTGCAAACTGTCGAGTCATCAAGGCTACATCTCTTGTAGAAACGCCTCCACCAAATGGGAAAAAACGCGATTTCCCTTTTCCCTCTCCCTCTTTTAAACTACTGCCATCTGTGGCTTCTTTTAATTCTGTGGGATAAAGGTCTAACTCCCGCAATTTCATTCGTGCCAATGCAGGAGAATCCGCATCTATCACTCCACGCGTCGGTTTTCCACTACCTTTTATTAATGCTTTATATTGATAAACAGGCATATCTTCTCAAGTATTCTAAAGAGTGTTTTTCATCTTGTTTTATTTTAATAAGTTTCTTCAAATACATCGTCTCGGGTTACCCGAAGAACCTCTTCTAATGTTGTTACTCCTCTCAACATTTTTTCGGCTCCATCTTCGCGGAGAGTACGCATTCCTTCTTTATGTGCTTCACGTTTAATTACATTTGAGTCGGCTCCTTCAAGAACTAATTCTTGTATTCTGGGACTCATCATTAACAATTCAAATATCCCCGTTCTGCCATAATAGCCCCGCTCCATACATTTTTGACATCCTTTACCTCTCCATAAAGTTTCTGCTCTGGGGTCAGGTTTTTTAATACCTAATTCTTCTAATGGATTTCGGTCAGGTTTATATGGTTGTTTACATTGACTACAAATTTTACGCACCAATCGCTGGGCTTGTATAGCGATACAGGATGAGGTAACAAGAAAAGGTTCAATTCCCATGTTCGTAAGTCGGGTAATAGCACCGGCACTATCATTGGTATGTAATGTAGCAAAAACGAGGTGCCCTGTTAAAGATGCCTGGACGGCCATTTCTGCTGTTTCCAAATCCCGAATTTCACCTACAAGAATAATGTCGGGGTCCTGTCTCAAAATACTTCTCAAACCCGCTGCAAAGGTTAGTCCAATTTTAGGACGAACCTGTATCTGTCCAATTCCCGCAATTAGATATTCGATGGGGTCTTCTAAGGTAATAATATTCTTATCCGGTGAATTTACTCTTTGTAAAGAAGCATACAAGGTTGTAGATTTTCCCGACCCG
This window encodes:
- the gspF gene encoding type II secretion system inner membrane protein GspF; protein product: MPVYQYKALIKGSGKPTRGVIDADSPALARMKLRELDLYPTELKEATDGSSLKEGEGKGKSRFFPFGGGVSTRDVALMTRQFAVLLRAGMPLVEALNALITQTSRQRLKTAILDVRDKVNAGKNLADALSEHPRIFSSLYVNMVRAGEASGTLEQVLNRLADVLDRQAKIKAQILSSIAYPAFMTVFAISVITFMMTVIVPRITTIFKKQQSELPFITDVLIGVSSFLGRYGIFFVGFLFLLIILWRIWISREEGRKKWDRWKFKIPLYGTLLQKLLCARFSRTLGTMLQSGLTMLPALDVVYSIMDNRFIQMHLDDIKAGVRRGRDLAQPMKDSGIFPPMMIHMVELGQRSGELENMLIQIADTYDEDVRLTVDAIVGLIEPVIIVVMGIFVGFLVLAILLPILKMSTHVGG